A single Calidifontibacter indicus DNA region contains:
- a CDS encoding carboxyl transferase domain-containing protein, with protein sequence MLSVLVANRGEIAVRIIRAVHEAGGRAIAVHPADDATSRHVLLADDAVQLPGAGTAAYLDIEAVTGAAVDRNCTMVHPGYGFLSENPEFARRCAELGPTFIGPDAETLDLFGDKARARDYAIARGVPVVPGTEQATSVAQAQDFAAQHGAVMIKALAGGGGRGMRSVTDPSALAEAYAQASGEAQKAFGRGDVYVEKLVTEPRHLEVQIVGDGTGAVAALGERDCSIQRRHQKLVEVAPSPWLDDEQQAEIIAAATTLAAGVNYRGLGTFEFLVQGDEFWFMEANPRLQVEHTVTEEVTGVDLVGTQLAIADGRSLADLGLTEPPAVRGVAIQVRVNTETLTDDGSVVPAAGTLQRLELPSAPGIRVDSYGYTGYEINPRYDSLLAKVIAHGADLRQATARVRQALEDLEIAGVETNADLLHGIVTADDFTERPWTTAFIPDHLGELVAHRRPRSVVPDDAAESASVAVEPDLAESAVAVRAPNPGVVVQLAVEPGQVVATNQPVALVEAMKMEHVVRAPQAMTVSAVVAPVGSVVAGGDLLLHGVPGEHDDVHADINTAIDDDPDWAPEVAEIERRRDAAHRMGGEQKLARQHGEGKLDARQRICALADEGSFREIGVLSGFVDGALRDEDQQFTPSNFVAGTARLDGRKVLLGVDDFTLRGGSGDAAIHDKQIFAERYAREMRLPVVRLLDGASGGGSVKMAIDAGYTYIPVNPGWDAVVDNLSIAPVVSAALGPTVGLGAARMVMSHLAVMVDGVGQLFTAGPPVVEGGTGEKLTKEQLGGAAVHRDNGAIERIVATEQDAFDVIRDFLSYLPSSVFELPPVREGHDPVDRRDEALLGAVPRNPRRLYELRTLLDAIFDEGSVFPYAEYGRGVFTGLARLDGHPVGVLATDPHVGATMGVEGALAATRLVDLCETFHLPLISLTDQAGMTIGSAAEKAAVIRHGARAITAVYQARIPQAEIIVRRIYGVGGAGIVNRHRSVRSWAWPSSDWGSLPSRGGVEAAFRAQIAAAPDPTAELDRLAGLVEAVGSPFRTAAHFGVQDIIDPRETRPLLCDWVHDAYRLLPELLGRPSFGTRP encoded by the coding sequence ATGTTGTCGGTACTCGTGGCCAATCGCGGTGAGATCGCCGTACGGATCATCCGGGCGGTGCACGAGGCGGGGGGCCGCGCGATCGCGGTGCACCCGGCCGACGATGCGACCTCGCGGCACGTTCTGCTGGCCGACGACGCCGTGCAGCTTCCCGGCGCCGGAACGGCGGCCTACCTCGACATCGAGGCCGTCACCGGCGCCGCGGTCGACCGCAACTGCACGATGGTGCACCCGGGCTACGGCTTCCTCAGCGAGAACCCCGAATTCGCCAGGCGCTGCGCCGAACTCGGCCCCACGTTCATCGGACCCGACGCCGAGACCCTCGACCTGTTCGGTGACAAGGCGCGGGCCCGCGACTACGCCATCGCCCGGGGTGTGCCGGTCGTGCCCGGCACCGAACAGGCGACCTCCGTGGCCCAGGCGCAGGACTTCGCGGCGCAGCACGGTGCCGTGATGATCAAGGCGCTCGCCGGTGGAGGTGGACGCGGGATGCGGTCCGTCACCGACCCATCGGCGCTGGCCGAGGCCTACGCGCAGGCGTCCGGCGAGGCACAGAAGGCGTTCGGGCGCGGTGACGTCTACGTCGAGAAGCTGGTGACCGAGCCGCGGCACCTCGAGGTGCAGATCGTCGGCGACGGCACCGGTGCGGTCGCCGCGCTGGGGGAGCGTGACTGCAGCATCCAGCGCCGGCACCAGAAGCTCGTCGAGGTCGCGCCCAGCCCCTGGCTCGACGACGAACAGCAAGCCGAGATCATCGCCGCAGCAACGACATTGGCCGCGGGGGTGAACTATCGCGGCCTCGGCACGTTCGAGTTCCTGGTGCAGGGCGACGAGTTCTGGTTCATGGAGGCCAACCCGCGTCTGCAGGTCGAACACACGGTGACCGAGGAAGTGACCGGCGTCGACCTCGTCGGCACCCAGCTGGCGATCGCCGACGGACGCTCGTTGGCCGATCTCGGCCTCACCGAGCCGCCCGCCGTGCGCGGTGTCGCGATCCAGGTGCGGGTCAACACCGAGACCCTCACGGACGATGGTTCGGTCGTCCCTGCCGCCGGCACGCTGCAACGCCTGGAGTTGCCGAGCGCGCCGGGCATCCGCGTCGACAGCTACGGCTACACCGGCTACGAGATCAACCCGCGCTACGACTCGCTGCTGGCCAAGGTGATCGCGCACGGTGCCGACCTGCGTCAGGCGACCGCGCGCGTCCGCCAGGCACTCGAAGACCTCGAGATCGCTGGGGTCGAGACCAACGCCGACCTGTTGCACGGCATCGTGACCGCCGACGACTTCACCGAACGTCCCTGGACGACCGCCTTCATCCCGGACCACCTCGGCGAGTTGGTCGCCCATCGCCGTCCGCGGTCGGTGGTGCCAGATGACGCGGCCGAATCGGCAAGCGTCGCAGTCGAACCCGACCTCGCGGAAAGCGCTGTCGCGGTGCGGGCGCCCAACCCCGGTGTGGTGGTGCAGCTTGCGGTGGAGCCGGGCCAGGTGGTCGCTACCAATCAACCTGTGGCACTGGTCGAGGCGATGAAGATGGAGCACGTCGTGCGCGCGCCGCAGGCGATGACGGTGAGCGCGGTCGTCGCACCGGTCGGGTCGGTCGTCGCCGGGGGCGACCTGCTGTTGCACGGCGTGCCCGGCGAGCACGACGACGTCCACGCCGACATCAACACCGCGATCGACGACGACCCCGACTGGGCGCCGGAGGTGGCCGAGATCGAGCGCCGCCGCGACGCGGCACACCGGATGGGCGGCGAGCAGAAGCTGGCACGTCAGCACGGCGAGGGCAAACTCGATGCGCGGCAACGCATTTGCGCTCTCGCCGACGAAGGGTCGTTCCGTGAGATCGGTGTGTTGTCCGGTTTCGTCGACGGCGCGCTGCGTGACGAGGACCAGCAGTTCACGCCGTCCAACTTCGTCGCCGGCACCGCCCGGCTCGACGGACGCAAGGTGCTCCTCGGTGTCGACGACTTCACCCTGCGCGGTGGGTCGGGTGACGCGGCAATCCACGACAAGCAGATCTTCGCCGAGCGTTACGCCCGCGAGATGCGGTTGCCGGTGGTGCGTCTGCTCGACGGCGCGAGCGGCGGCGGTTCGGTGAAGATGGCGATCGATGCCGGATACACCTACATTCCTGTCAATCCGGGATGGGATGCGGTGGTCGACAACCTCTCGATCGCGCCGGTCGTGTCGGCCGCGCTCGGCCCGACCGTCGGCCTCGGCGCCGCCCGCATGGTGATGTCGCACCTGGCCGTGATGGTCGACGGCGTCGGTCAGTTGTTCACGGCCGGCCCGCCGGTGGTCGAGGGCGGCACGGGGGAGAAGCTCACCAAGGAGCAACTCGGCGGTGCGGCCGTGCACCGCGACAACGGCGCGATCGAGCGCATCGTCGCCACCGAGCAGGACGCCTTCGACGTGATCCGCGACTTCCTGTCCTATCTGCCCTCGAGCGTGTTCGAACTGCCGCCCGTGCGTGAGGGGCACGACCCGGTCGATCGTCGCGACGAGGCGCTGCTCGGCGCCGTGCCACGCAACCCGCGCCGGCTCTACGAACTGCGGACGCTGCTCGATGCCATCTTCGACGAGGGCTCCGTCTTCCCCTATGCCGAGTACGGCCGGGGCGTGTTCACCGGGCTCGCCCGGCTCGACGGTCACCCCGTCGGGGTGCTCGCCACCGATCCGCACGTCGGCGCGACGATGGGGGTCGAGGGCGCCCTTGCGGCCACCCGGCTCGTCGACCTGTGCGAGACCTTCCACCTGCCGTTGATCAGCCTCACCGACCAGGCCGGGATGACGATCGGCTCGGCCGCCGAGAAGGCCGCGGTCATCCGGCACGGTGCCCGCGCGATCACCGCGGTCTACCAGGCACGCATCCCGCAGGCCGAGATCATCGTCCGGCGCATCTACGGCGTCGGCGGCGCGGGAATCGTGAACCGGCACAGGTCTGTTCGCTCGTGGGCATGGCCCTCGAGCGACTGGGGGTCGTTGCCTTCGCGCGGCGGAGTCGAAGCCGCCTTCCGCGCACAGATCGCCGCAGCGCCCGACCCCACCGCCGAACTCGACCGTCTCGCCGGACTCGTCGAAGCGGTCGGGTCACCGTTCCGGACCGCCGCCCACTTCGGCGTCCAAGACATCATCGACCCGCGCGAGACCCGGCCGCTGCTGTGCGACTGGGTGCACGACGCCTACCGCCTGCTGCCCGAACTGCTCGGTCGCCCCAGCTTCGGCACCCGCCCCTGA
- a CDS encoding TetR/AcrR family transcriptional regulator encodes MAESAPAWARARAIRAESENETRRLLLDAAAQIFADVGYAAATVALITARAKVSRGAFYAYFAAKAEIFAALAERVRDEFLAAHEIPGVDEDDPYELGRASSAAFLAAYAANERLLPVIESLARVDNRIAAIWEEIDQRPTRRVARYVRRMAAAGAADPPAAPAVVAEVVVAMFRRFGSKVPDEEGAFEELVEDLTAVYLRVIGVARDGVSGERRPLMNPPLRGSQPSPIDLGND; translated from the coding sequence ATGGCTGAGTCGGCACCGGCCTGGGCCCGGGCCCGCGCGATCCGCGCGGAGTCGGAGAACGAAACCAGGCGATTGCTGCTCGACGCTGCGGCGCAGATCTTCGCCGATGTCGGCTATGCGGCGGCGACCGTCGCGCTGATCACCGCCCGGGCAAAGGTGTCGCGGGGTGCGTTCTACGCCTACTTCGCCGCGAAGGCCGAGATCTTCGCGGCGCTCGCCGAGCGGGTGCGGGACGAGTTCCTCGCAGCGCACGAGATCCCGGGTGTCGACGAGGACGACCCTTACGAGCTAGGGCGCGCTTCCAGCGCCGCGTTCCTCGCCGCGTACGCCGCGAACGAGCGCCTGCTGCCGGTGATCGAGAGCCTGGCCCGCGTCGACAACCGGATCGCCGCGATCTGGGAGGAGATCGACCAGCGACCCACTCGGCGGGTGGCTCGGTATGTCCGTCGGATGGCCGCCGCGGGCGCGGCCGACCCCCCGGCCGCCCCTGCGGTGGTGGCGGAGGTCGTGGTGGCGATGTTCCGCCGGTTCGGCTCGAAGGTGCCCGACGAGGAGGGCGCCTTCGAAGAACTCGTGGAGGATCTGACGGCGGTCTACCTGCGTGTCATCGGCGTCGCGCGGGACGGTGTCTCGGGAGAGCGACGGCCGCTGATGAACCCGCCGCTGCGTGGCTCTCAGCCGAGCCCGATCGATCTCGGGAACGACTGA
- a CDS encoding NAD(P)H-dependent flavin oxidoreductase, producing the protein MFTFSSLDLPIIVAPMAGGPSTPELVAAVADVGGTGFVPAGYLDATAMTDKIRATRKLTDRPFGVNLFVPNDDEVDGTALDAYRATLQPVADRFGVELPQHRHDDEDFAAKIAALQRDPVAFVSFTFGLPDRSVIEPLQSAAIAVGATVTSLDEARAAAAVGYDFLVVQGPEAGGHRGTHHASTTPDDTPLLPLLAQVVAEIDLPVIAAGGLIEAPAIADALSLADAVQLGTAYLLATEAGTSAIHRAALQDQRFTETVTTRCFTGRPARALRNTFTTEFTDAPAAYPAVHQITQPLRKAAAAAGDAHYVHLWAGTGWRATVSAPAADITKALWARVAPLVSAD; encoded by the coding sequence GTGTTCACCTTCAGTTCGCTCGACCTGCCGATCATCGTCGCGCCCATGGCCGGCGGCCCGTCCACCCCCGAACTCGTCGCCGCGGTGGCGGACGTCGGTGGCACCGGTTTCGTCCCCGCCGGGTATCTCGACGCGACCGCGATGACCGACAAGATCCGTGCGACCCGCAAGCTCACCGATCGGCCGTTCGGGGTGAACCTGTTCGTGCCGAACGACGACGAGGTCGACGGCACGGCGTTGGACGCGTATCGCGCGACATTGCAACCGGTGGCCGACAGGTTCGGGGTCGAGCTGCCGCAGCACCGCCACGACGATGAGGACTTCGCGGCGAAAATTGCAGCACTGCAACGCGATCCGGTGGCCTTCGTGTCGTTCACCTTCGGACTGCCCGACAGGTCGGTGATCGAGCCGCTGCAGTCCGCCGCGATCGCGGTCGGAGCCACCGTCACCTCCCTGGACGAGGCACGCGCCGCCGCCGCGGTCGGCTACGACTTCCTCGTCGTGCAGGGTCCGGAAGCCGGCGGCCACCGTGGCACCCACCACGCGTCGACCACGCCGGACGACACGCCCCTGCTCCCCCTGCTCGCGCAGGTCGTCGCCGAGATCGACCTACCGGTGATCGCGGCGGGTGGACTCATCGAGGCACCAGCGATCGCCGACGCACTGTCGCTGGCGGACGCCGTCCAACTGGGCACCGCCTACCTGCTCGCCACCGAGGCCGGCACCTCGGCGATCCATCGTGCCGCGTTGCAGGACCAGCGCTTCACCGAAACGGTCACCACCCGCTGCTTCACCGGGCGGCCGGCCCGCGCCCTGCGCAACACCTTCACGACCGAGTTCACCGACGCCCCGGCGGCGTATCCCGCCGTCCACCAGATCACACAGCCGCTGCGCAAGGCGGCCGCTGCCGCCGGCGACGCGCATTATGTGCACCTGTGGGCCGGAACTGGCTGGCGCGCAACGGTTTCGGCACCGGCTGCCGACATCACCAAGGCACTGTGGGCGCGCGTCGCGCCGTTGGTCTCAGCCGACTGA